In the Nicotiana tabacum cultivar K326 chromosome 16, ASM71507v2, whole genome shotgun sequence genome, one interval contains:
- the LOC107806731 gene encoding inorganic phosphate transporter 2-1, chloroplastic-like produces MTSSYCLSSTRNTTKPEAFLAHNSHLFFPKQMQICAFPSETQFLKKDTCSVLRLKNSGFIHPFASLSSFAGAEGDKGEKLEVQENENSEAYMHGMAQAFNISSNTASAISICIALAALVVPIFMKSLGQGLAMKYKMLSYATLLFGFYMAWNIGANDVANAMGTSVGSGALTLRQAVLTAAVLEFSGALLMGTHETSTMQKGILVANVFKGKDMLLFAGLLSSRAAAGTWLQVASYYGWPVSTTHCIVGAMVGFGLVYGGPGAVFWSSLAKVTSSWLISPLMGAMASFLVYKCIRRFVYSAQNPGQAAAAAAPLAFLLGVTGISFAAFPLSKTLPLAVGQCLASGLVCAFVFHKIIRGQLGHLLAKSNSNEPETESIGTKNIGFLSDIAGPKGTQLKIVYGVFGYMQVLSACFMSFAHGGNDVSNAIGPLAAALSILQGGLSAAEIVIPNDVLAWGGFGIVAGLAMWGYRVISTIGKKITELTPTRGFAAASVVLFASKLGLPISATHTLVGAVMGVGFARGLNSSVRAETVKEIVTSWIVTIPAGAFFAVTYTY; encoded by the exons ATGACTTCCTCTTACTGTTTGTCTTCAACTAGAAACACTACAAAGCCAGAAGCCTTTTTAGCTCACAATTCTCATCTTTTCTTTCCCAAACAGATGCAAATCTGTGCCTTTCCTAGTGAAACTCAGTTTCTCAAGAAGGATACTTGCTCGGTTTTAAGACTAAAAAATTCTGGTTTCATACACCCTTTTGCTTCCTTGTCATCTTTTGCTGGAGCAGAGGGTGATAAAGGTGAGAAGTTGGAAgtccaagaaaatgaaaattctgAGGCTTACATGCATGGAATGGCACAGGCATTCAATATATCTTCAAATACAGCTTCTGCAATTTCAATATGCATTGCATTGGCTGCCCTTGTTGTCCCAATTTTCATGAAATCTTTGGGTCAAGGATTGGCCATGAAGTATAAGATGTTGTCATATGCAACTCTGTTGTTTGGATTTTACATGGCGTGGAATATTGGAGCCAATGATGTTGCCAATGCCATGGGGACTTCTGTTGGTTCAGGAGCACTGACACTCCGGCAGGCTGTCTTAACAGCAGCAGTTCTAGAGTTCTCAGGGGCACTGTTAATGGGAACACATGAAACTAGTACAATGCAGAAGGGGATTCTTGTGGCCAATGTTTTCAAGGGAAAGGATATGTTACTCTTTGCTGGTCTGCTTTCTTCTCGGGCTGCGGCAGGAACATGGTTGCAG GTTGCATCATATTATGGTTGGCCAGTATCAACGACACACTGTATTGTAGGAGCCATGGTTGGTTTTGGTCTTGTTTATGGGGGACCTGGTGCAGTCTTTTGGAGTTCACTGGCAAAAGTAACTTCCTCGTGGTTGATCTCACCCTTGATGGGAGCAATGGCGTCCTTTCTTGTCTACAAATGCATCCGCAGG TTTGTTTATAGTGCTCAGAATCCAGGACAAGCAGCAGCTGCAGCTGCACCTCTTGCTTTTTTGCTTGGTGTGACTGGAATCTCATTTGCAGCCTTCCCTTTGAGCAAGACACTACCTCTAGCCGTTGGCCAGTGTCTAGCCTCTGGCTTAGTTTGTGCATTTGTATTTCATAAAATCATTCGAGGTCAACTGGGGCACCTCCTTGCCAAGTCCAATTCTAATGAACCAGAGACAGAGTCCATCGGCACTAAAAACATTGGATTTCTTTCAGATATAGCAGGTCCTAAAGGAACCCAGTTGAAAATAGTATATGGTGTTTTTGGCTATATGCAAGTCTTATCAGCCTGCTTCATGTCATTTGCTCATGGTGGAAATGATGTCTCCAATGCGATAGGCCCTCTGGCTGCAGCATTGTCCATTTTACAAGGCGGGCTCAGTGCAGCCGAGATTGTTATTCCTAACGATGTTCTAGCATGGGGAGGGTTTGGAATTGTGGCAGGGCTAGCAATGTGGGGATACAGAGTGATTTCAACTATCGGAAAGAAGATAACAGAATTAACGCCAACCCGAGGATTTGCAGCTGCATCGGTAGTATTATTCGCATCCAAGTTGGGGCTACCTATCTCAGCCACCCATACCCTAGTGGGTGCAGTCATGGGGGTCGGTTTTGCTAGAGGACTTAACAGTAGCGTAAGAGCAGAAACAGTGAAGGAGATTGTGACTTCCTGGATTGTGACTATTCCAGCTGGTGCTTTCTTTGCTGTCACCTATACATACTGA